The proteins below come from a single Stomoxys calcitrans chromosome 1, idStoCalc2.1, whole genome shotgun sequence genomic window:
- the LOC106093099 gene encoding protein phosphatase methylesterase 1: MSNLQRTMLKGRLPPTIPGARIGRSDSFKKSRVRDFKPTLWSDFFADKEDIVVDEKRSFRIYRTKQPQKPGPVLLLLHGGGYSALTWAHFCTEITSMIHCQCLSIDLRGHGDTMTDNDDDLSEDTLARDIGDLMVKLYPSDMPPVYVVGHSMGGAIAVHFAHLELIPNLIGITVIDVVEGTAMEALASMQSFLRSRPQYFKSIPNAIEWCIRSGQIRNIDSAKVSMPGQIINCTTKKLATNELPLADDEATEETGASKFTHPFSISEDEEVADEGGESEAKVPDFKKPQISAEENTKKYTWRIDLSKSEKYWVGWFSGLSEKFLNLRLPKQLLLASIDGLDKALTVGQMQGRFQMQVLARCGHAVHEDRPHEVAEVLSGYLIRNRVAEAAGDFRCHLPAC, from the exons ATGTCGAATTTACAAAGAACCATGCTGAAAGGCCGTTTACCTCCCACTATACCAGGTGCAAGGATTGGCAGAAG TGATTCTTTTAAGAAATCCCGAGTAAGGGACTTTAAACCTACGCTTTGGAGTGACTTTTTTGCTGATAAGGAAGATATAGTAGTTGATGAGAAACGTTCCTTTCGCATATACCGCACAAAGCAACCACAAAAGCCGGGACCAGTACTTTTACTTTTACATGGTGGTGGCTATTCTGCCTTAACATGGGCACACTTTTGT ACCGAGATTACCAGTATGATTCACTGTCAATGCTTATCTATAGATCTACGCGGCCACGGCGATACAATGACAGACAACGATGATGATTTGTCTGAAGATACTTTAGCAAG GGACATAGGCGATCTTATGGTAAAATTGTATCCCTCAGACATGCCTCCGGTTTATGTCGTGGGTCATTCTATGGGTGGAGCAATTGCAGTTCATTTTGCACACTTAGAATTGATACCGAATCTAATTGGTATTACCGTTATCGATGTTGTCGAAGGCACAGCTATGGAAGCCTTGGCTAGCATGCAAAGTTTTCTACGCTCTAGACCACAATATTTTAAAAGCATACCAAATGCTATTGAATGGTGCATACGTAGCGGCCAAATACGTAACATAGATAGTGCCAAAGTGTCAATGCCCGGACAAATTATCAA CTGCACAACGAAGAAATTAGCAACCAACGAGCTGCCTCTCGCCGACGATGAAGCAACTGAGGAGACCGGTGCTTCAAAATTCACACACCCCTTTAGTATTTCTGAAGATGAGGAGGTTGCCGATGAAGGCGGTGAGAGTGAGGCTAAAGTGCCAGATTTTAAAAAACCTCAAATATCTGCAGAAGAAAATACAAAGAA ATACACTTGGCGCATAGACTTATCGAAATCTGAAAAATACTGGGTAGGCTGGTTCTCTGGTTTGAGCGAGAAATTTCTAAACTTACGTTTGCCAAAACAACTTTTATTGGCCAGCATTGATGGCCTTGACAAGGCTCTAACAGTTGGCCAAATGCAGGGACGCTTTCAAATGCAGGTCTTGGCTCGTTGTGGTCATGCGGTTCACGAGGACCGACCCCACGAAGTGGCTGAAGTTCTTAGTGGCTATCTCATACGTAATCGTGTGGCTGAAGCAGCAGGTGATTTTCGTTGTCACTTGCCTGCTTGTTAA
- the LOC106093100 gene encoding UPF0193 protein EVG1 homolog produces MLNSSRRALSAARPVTSQAKTTDRNEPIMWPSERIPQGGLFHTPKIQYSKETADLLKLLMKESKMSMLMRKQIDYHLRNGEPLPKPEPRRININKDPDSEALEILRRAHNAKRKSLAEIKASGAYEMPRYRPKPDDKLPSEKSKKLLQEAMSGLKISETNLKPKRKPKTNRESNTTTDDIINELLDQINERAEWLAEMDELGEGKRYRDEIREQISQRLRQIKALQTKVQLQKDGNIRFLD; encoded by the exons atgctaaactcATCAAGGCGGGCATTATCAGCTGCAAGACCAGTAACATCGCAAGCAAAGACCACGGATCGCAATGAACCCATAATGTGGCCTAGTGAACGTATACCACAGGGTGGACTTTTTCATACGCCCAAAATTCAGTATAGCAAAGAGACGGCGGATTTACTTAAAT TACTGATGAAAGAGTCGAAAATGTCCATGTTAATGCGCAAACAAATCGATTATCATCTACGTAATGGCGAACCTCTGCCGAAACCGGAACCACGACGAATCAACATAAACAAAGATCCAGATAGCGAGGCATTGGAAATTTTACGAAGAGCCCATAATGCAAAACGTAaaagtttggctgaaattaaagcAAGTGGAGCCTACGAAATGCCGCGTTATCGTCCAAAACCGGATGACAAATTGCCCTctgaaaaatccaaaaaattgcTACAAGAAGCTATGTCCGGATTGAAAATATCCGAAACTAACCTGAAACCCAAGCGCAAGCCGAAGACGAATCGCGAGTCGAATACAACTACAGATGACATAATTAACGAGT TGTTGGATCAAATAAACGAACGTGCCGAATGGCTGGCCGAAATGGATGAATTGGGCGAAGGCAAACGTTATCGCGATGAGATACGCGAACAAATCTCTCAACGTTTGCGTCAAATAAAAGCACTGCAAACCAAAGTGCAACTTCAGAAGGATGGCAATATACGTTTCTTGGATTAG
- the LOC131997230 gene encoding uncharacterized protein K02A2.6-like: MEEQLLQSILAQQARLLEQLVAIAKPSGGASTSSDGVMDMLSKCIKEFVYNPEANQTFENWYARYDHLFGEDANKLADAEKVKLVLRKLEPEVFDKYADYLLPKVPRDLNFETTVSTLKTLFGRRESLFSSRVACMQFTKTTQMDFFTYGAMVNRNCDNFEFGKLTENQFKCLMFLRGLQAPEDADVRARLLHFLEGNTEDTVTIDKMVSEVNRMLSLRKDAAVVEQNVVHAVKRNHKQHKVKQQSSAAPSEKPRRPCWQCGEMHFAKNCSYSKHLCEQCGIVGHKEGYCSCFAATSKQRSEKKSKKKQYSKAQVSVTAVRNVAANRKHVSVKINGVKQRLQFDTGADITIISRRMWMQINKPTLLKPAHIARDASDHVLNLLGQCEVEFEFKGKSIKATIFVTPNNKLNVMGTDLMDKLGIWSLPIDTICNTISTSEIENIKSKYPSIFSTQPGHCSTFKVNLKIKQDSQPVFKPKRPVAYAALQQVDEELQRLEQANIITPVSYSRWAAPIVVVKRSNGKVRICGDYSTGLNECMEPHTYPLPLPDDIFINFNNCQFFTQIDLTDAYMQLEVDDATKEILTINTHRGLYTFNRLAPGIKSAPGAFQQAIDTILSGVKFAHPYLDDVIIATPSKEENQHAVDEVFQRFQRYNLTININKCSFFSRSCTYLGYKVDGTGIRPDPLKISAILKMPAPTNVSELRSFLGAVNYYGKFIRKMRNLRAPMDDLLKVDREWKWTKACEDSFQEFKNILGSQLMLTHYDPRLPIKVAADASNVGIGAYICHVFPDGGEKAVYHVSRSLTPAERNYSQIEKEGLALVFAVSKFHKMLYGRRFKLGTDHKPLLAIFGSKKGIATHTASRLQRWALTLMSYDFELSYTPTQKFGCADILSRLINKNEKPEEDVVIACAQMEAEIKYIVQDNITALPITHNMIRSATSNDNTLQNIVKYLQNSWPDTKTPEELVFFQRREGLSACDGCVLYQDRMVIPKTLRQRILKQLHKGHQGIVRTKSLARSYVYWPNIDKDIEDIIKRCDVCASTAKSPPRTTLHSWPIATRPMQRIHIDFAGPVNQSTYLLIIDAFSKYPEVYPMKSMTSSSTIECLRDYCSKFGFPESLVSDNGTQFTSQEFVLFCSENGIEHIRTAPFHPQSNGQVERFVDTFKRALKKHQNSLKGIREFLLYYRATDNNNTPGGKSPSELFLGRKVRINLDLLFKPKEDVLLRNDKMEAQYNRKFNTKSRHFAIGAEVYAKVYKHNKFFWAPAIVKKQIGKVNYEVEIKVFPYFKMMKSHANQLRTRHNDTSTSNTPWFDMFEICPPPRNTRPSSEIASTSTSTLDPPASTLQRPSESSSDPSTPTQPSPTHPSTSVRRSSRVRRAPQRFRDYTS, encoded by the coding sequence atggaagaacaACTATTGCAATCTATTTTGGCGCAACAAGCCAGGTTGTTGGAGCAGTTGGTGGCAATCGCAAAGCCATCCGGAGGGGCAAGTACAAGCAGTGATGGTGTTATGGATATGCTGTCCAAGTGCATAAAAGAGTTTGTATATAATCCGGAGGCAAACCAAACGTTCGAGAATTGGTACGCACGCTATGATCATCTTTTCGGCGAAGATGCAAATAAACTCGCTGACGCCGAAAAAGTGAAATTGGTGTTGCGGAAGCTGGAACCGGAGGTTTTTGACAAATATGCCGACTATTTGCTACCAAAAGTGCCTCGAGACTTGAACTTTGAGACAACAGTGTCCACTCTCAAAACACTGTTTGGAAGAAGAGAGTCACTTTTCAGTTCACGGGTCGCATGTATGCAGTTTACAAAGACAACACAAATGGACTTCTTCACATATGGTGCCATGGTAAACCGAAATTGTGACAATTTCGAATTTGGCAAACTGACGGAGAATCAATTTAAGTGCTTGATGTTTCTGCGAGGACTTCAAGCACCAGAAGATGCTGATGTTAGAGCCCGCCTATTGCACTTTCTAGAAGGAAACACTGAAGACACGGTTACCATTGACAAAATGGTGTCAGAGGTAAATCGTATGCTCAGCTTGAGGAAAGATGCCGCCGTGGTAGAACAAAATGTCGTCCATGCAGTCAAACGCAATCACAAACAGCACAAAGTTAAGCAGCAGAGCAGCGCAGCACCCAGTGAAAAACCGCGACGTCCATGTTGGCAGTGTGGCGAAATGCACTTCGCTAAAAACTGCAGCTACAGCAAACACTTGTGTGAGCAGTGTGGCATCGTAGGTCACAAAGAAGGCTACTGTTCTTGTTTCGCTGCAACATCAAAACAGCGCAGCGAGAAGAAAAGCAAAAAGAAGCAGTATAGCAAAGCGCAAGTAAGTGTTACTGCAGTTAGAAATGTTGCTGCAAATAGAAAGCACGTCAGCGTCAAAATTAATGGCGTCAAGCAGCGCTTGCAGTTCGACACTGGTGCAGACATAACAATAATTTCGCGCCGAATGTGGATGCAAATAAACAAGCCAACGCTACTGAAACCAGCTCATATTGCCAGAGACGCATCAGACCATGTACTGAACCTTTTGGGCCAGTGTGAAGTGGAGTTTGAATTTAAAGGCAAGTCAATtaaagcaacaatttttgtgaCCCCAAACAACAAGTTGAACGTTATGGGTACTGACCTAATGGACAAACTTGGTATCTGGAGCTTGCCTATCGACACAATTTGCAACACAATTTCAACGTCGGAAATCGAAAATATCAAAAGCAAATATCCATCGATATTTTCCACACAACCTGGACACTGCTCAACTTTCAAGGTCAATTTGAAAATCAAACAAGACTCACAACCCGTCTTCAAACCAAAACGACCCGTCGCTTATGCCGCTTTACAACAAGTAGATGAGGAACTCCAACGCCTGGAGCAGGCAAATATCATCACACCTGTAAGTTACTCCAGATGGGCAGCAcctattgttgttgtaaagaGGTCAAACGGTAAAGTTCGCATATGTGGTGATTATTCCACTGGATTGAATGAGTGTATGGAACCTCACACCTACCCATTGCCGTTACCTGATGACATTTTTATCAACTTCAACAATTGCCAATTTTTcacacaaattgatttgacGGATGCTTACATGCAACTGGAAGTCGATGATGCCACCAAAGAGATTCTCACCATCAACACGCACCGAGGTCTCTACACATTCAACCGACTTGCACCAGGGATCAAATCCGCACCAGGGGCATTCCAACAGGCAATTGACACAATTTTATCTGGAGTTAAGTTTGCACATCCCTATCTTGATGACGTCATCATTGCAACGCCATCAAAAGAGGAAAATCAACACGCAGTCGATGAAGTTTTCCAGCGGTTCCAAAGGTATAATCTTACCATAAACATTAATAAGTGTTCATTTTTTTCCCGTAGTTGCACCTATCTTGGATATAAGGTCGATGGCACTGGAATTCGTCCTGACCCTTTGAAGATTTCCGCCATTTTGAAAATGCCAGCCCCAACAAATGTTTCAGAGCTTCGATCTTTCCTGGGTGCAGTAAACTACTACGGGAAATTCATACGGAAAATGCGCAACTTAAGAGCACCAATGGACGACTTGCTAAAAGTGGACCGTGAATGGAAGTGGACTAAGGCCTGTGAAGACTCCTTCCAGGAATTCAAAAACATCCTGGGTTCCCAACTGATGCTGACTCATTATGACCCAAGACTCCCAATCAAAGTTGCAGCAGATGCATCGAATGTAGGCATTGGCGCCTATATTTGCCACGTTTTCCCCGATGGTGGCGAGAAGGCCGTGTATCATGTGTCACGTTCTTTGACACCAGCAGAGCGGAATTATTCGCAAATCGAGAAGGAGGGTTTAGCCTTGGTTTTTGCCGTAAGCAAATTTCACAAAATGCTGTATGGTCGTCGTTTCAAGCTTGGAACCGATCATAAACCGTTATTAGCGATTTTTGGAAGCAAAAAGGGTATAGCAACGCACACAGCCAGTCGACTACAACGTTGGGCTTTAACTTTAATGTCCTACGACTTTGAGTTGAGCTATACCCCAACACAGAAATTTGGTTGCGCAGATATTTTATCCAGGCTAatcaacaaaaacgaaaaacccGAAGAAGACGTCGTGATTGCATGTGCTCAAATGGAAGCTGAGATCAAATATATTGTTCAGGACAATATCACAGCATTGCCCATCACACACAATATGATCCGCTCAGCTACATCAAATGATAATACGCTTCAAAACATCGTCAAGTATCTACAAAATTCCTGGCCAGACACGAAGACCCCCGAAGAGCTTGTTTTTTTCCAACGCCGTGAAGGTTTGTCAGCATGTGATGGTTGTGTTCTATACCAAGATAGAATGGTCATCCCCAAGACTCTGCGGCAGCGTATACTAAAACAACTACACAAAGGACACCAAGGTATTGTTCGCACGAAATCATTGGCACGAAGCTACGTGTACTGGCCGAATATTGACAAGGATATAGAAGACATAATCAAAAGATGCGATGTATGTGCCTCAACAGCTAAATCACCACCACGAACAACACTGCATTCGTGGCCCATTGCTACAAGACCCATGCAACGCATTCATATTGATTTCGCTGGTCCAGTGAATCAGTCAACATATCTTTTGATCATTGATGCCTTCTCCAAGTACCCTGAAGTCTACCCAATGAAGTCGATGACGTCGTCATCAACAATAGAGTGTCTCAGGGActattgttccaaatttgggtTCCCAGAATCATTGGTGAGTGATAATGGTACTCAATTTACTTCACAagagtttgttttgttttgtagtgAAAACGGCATTGAGCATATTCGCACCGCCCCATTCCACCCGCAATCAAATGGTCAAGTTGAGCGTTTTGTTGACACTTTTAAACGTGCTTTAAAGAAACACCAAAACAGTCTCAAAGGCATACGAGAATTTCTCCTCTACTACAGAGCAACCGACAACAATAACACACCTGGAGGTAAATCTCCTTCAGAACTTTTCCTGGGGAGGAAAGTGAGAATAAATTTAGATTTGCTGTTTAAGCCCAAAGAAGACGTACTCCTGCGCAATGATAAGATGGAAGCGCAATACAATCGGAAGTTCAATACAAAATCCAGACACTTTGCAATTGGTGCTGAAGTCTATGCAAAGGTgtacaaacacaacaaattctTCTGGGCACCTGCAATAGTCAAGAAGCAAATTGGTAAAGTGAACTATGAAGTGGAAATAAAGGTGTTCCCTTATTTCAAGATGATGAAATCGCATGCAAATCAGCTTCGTACGCGACACAACGACACATCAACAAGCAATACCCCTTGGTTTGACATGTTTGAGATATGTCCACCGCCTCGCAATACACGTCCATCATCTGAAATAGCATCAACATCTACATCTACTCTTGACCCACCGGCATCAACTTTGCAACGGCCAAGTGAATCTTCCAGTGACCCTTCAACACCTACACAACCTTCACCTACACACCCTTCAACATCAGTCCGTCGTTCCAGCCGTGTCAGACGTGCACCTCAACGTTTCAGGGACTACACATCCTAA